One part of the Bdellovibrio sp. KM01 genome encodes these proteins:
- a CDS encoding SRPBCC family protein: protein MGARNKPNEIYLTRVYDAPVKLVWDAWTDPKQVAQWWGPRGFTITTHSKDLRVGGHWSYTMHGPDGKDWENKTIYHEVEKYSRLVYDHGGGEDRPPLFRVTVTFEEIKGGKTKMDMTMALANAEAAKETKKFIKQASGNSTWDRLAEFLDKESTGKEKFVINRVFEAPINTMFEMWTDPTHFAKWLAPTGFSMKFLRADIKPGATTFYCMENDTGLKMYGRAKYLEVSAPNKLVYTQEFTDEKENQSRHPMAPTWPAVMQTTVLFAEESPTETRVTVTWEVVGDYTAEELETFIKGRAGMTQGWTGSFDKLEDYIASNRN from the coding sequence ATGGGCGCAAGAAATAAACCTAACGAAATATATCTCACCCGCGTGTACGATGCCCCGGTTAAACTTGTTTGGGATGCCTGGACAGATCCTAAACAAGTGGCCCAGTGGTGGGGTCCTCGTGGTTTCACTATCACCACTCACAGTAAAGACCTTCGCGTCGGCGGTCATTGGTCCTATACAATGCATGGACCTGATGGCAAAGACTGGGAAAATAAAACGATCTATCACGAAGTCGAAAAATATTCTCGCTTAGTCTATGATCATGGTGGCGGCGAAGATCGCCCGCCCCTTTTCAGAGTCACGGTGACCTTCGAGGAAATCAAGGGTGGCAAAACGAAAATGGACATGACCATGGCTCTGGCAAATGCTGAAGCCGCGAAAGAGACAAAAAAATTCATCAAGCAGGCCAGTGGAAACTCCACTTGGGATCGCTTGGCAGAGTTCTTGGACAAAGAGTCCACGGGCAAAGAAAAATTTGTTATCAATCGTGTTTTTGAAGCTCCGATTAACACGATGTTTGAGATGTGGACGGATCCAACACACTTTGCAAAATGGCTTGCACCGACCGGCTTTAGTATGAAGTTCTTGCGCGCAGATATTAAGCCCGGCGCAACGACATTCTATTGCATGGAAAACGATACCGGTTTGAAAATGTATGGCCGAGCAAAGTATCTGGAAGTCTCAGCTCCGAACAAATTGGTTTATACCCAAGAGTTCACCGACGAAAAAGAAAACCAATCGCGTCATCCCATGGCCCCAACATGGCCGGCAGTGATGCAAACCACGGTTCTTTTTGCTGAAGAAAGCCCCACAGAAACTCGCGTGACTGTGACTTGGGAAGTTGTGGGTGATTACACCGCAGAAGAACTTGAAACATTTATCAAAGGACGCGCTGGCATGACTCAAGGCTGGACTGGATCATTTGATAAGCTTGAAGACTACATCGCAAGTAACAGAAATTAA
- a CDS encoding exodeoxyribonuclease III encodes MKLISWNVNGLRSVHKKNFREWFEKEKADVVCLQEIKITDEAIKKDETFYHPAKYHSSWAFAEKPGYSGLAIYSKNEPDDVRIGLGIPKFDSEGRWIEADFGPITVVNSYFPNSQREHTRLPFKLEFCAAAEKRLQALRKKGREVLICGDFNIAHKEIDLRNPKTNMKNAGFLPEERAWMTKFLDKLEWVDAFRKFEQGPDHYTWWSYRPGVREKNIGWRLDYFLVNKEASDRLKAAAHCPDVMGSDHCPVRLTLKK; translated from the coding sequence ATGAAATTAATTTCCTGGAACGTGAATGGTCTTCGTTCCGTTCATAAAAAGAACTTCCGTGAATGGTTTGAAAAAGAAAAAGCAGACGTCGTCTGCCTGCAGGAAATTAAAATCACCGACGAGGCGATTAAAAAGGATGAAACATTTTATCATCCGGCAAAATATCACTCTTCCTGGGCTTTTGCGGAAAAGCCGGGATACTCGGGTCTGGCAATCTATTCAAAGAATGAACCCGATGATGTCCGCATCGGTTTGGGAATCCCAAAATTTGACTCTGAAGGTCGTTGGATCGAGGCGGATTTCGGCCCGATTACTGTGGTGAACAGCTATTTCCCGAATAGCCAAAGAGAACACACTCGATTACCTTTTAAACTGGAATTCTGTGCAGCTGCAGAAAAGCGCCTACAAGCTCTTAGGAAGAAAGGCCGCGAAGTCCTGATCTGTGGTGATTTTAATATCGCTCACAAAGAAATTGATCTTCGTAATCCCAAAACCAATATGAAAAATGCGGGCTTCCTGCCAGAAGAGCGCGCGTGGATGACAAAGTTCCTGGATAAGCTTGAATGGGTTGATGCTTTTAGAAAATTTGAGCAAGGCCCGGATCACTACACATGGTGGAGCTATCGACCTGGAGTGCGTGAAAAGAACATTGGTTGGCGCTTGGATTACTTCCTGGTGAACAAAGAAGCGTCAGACAGATTAAAGGCAGCAGCCCATTGCCCAGATGTTATGGGTTCCGACCACTGCCCTGTTCGTCTGACTCTGAAAAAGTAG
- a CDS encoding SDR family oxidoreductase, which translates to MIAITGATGHLGKLAVEALLNKGAKPQELVAIVRNKEKAKDLVSKGIIVREADYGNVDRLQKALEGVDKLLFISGSEAGQRVPQHTNVINAAKNAKVKFIAYTSILKADTSKMLLAQEHLATEKMISQSGIPHAFLRNSWYIENYTEQFANVLKSGVIAGAAQNGKVSAATRADYAAAAAAVVLGDTSKNAVYELGGDSFTLSELAAVTSRLSGKTIEYKDMPTGEYAKLLMSFGVPQGFAEILADSDAGIVRGDLYTDRDDLKKLLGRKPSSLEDTVKKALH; encoded by the coding sequence ATGATCGCAATCACAGGGGCAACAGGACATTTGGGTAAATTGGCAGTGGAGGCTCTTTTAAACAAAGGCGCGAAACCTCAAGAGCTGGTGGCTATTGTTAGAAACAAAGAAAAAGCTAAAGACCTTGTTTCAAAAGGAATCATTGTTCGAGAGGCAGACTACGGTAATGTAGATCGTCTGCAAAAGGCATTGGAAGGTGTGGATAAGCTTCTTTTCATTTCTGGAAGTGAAGCAGGTCAACGCGTTCCTCAACACACTAATGTTATCAATGCCGCAAAAAACGCAAAGGTAAAATTTATTGCTTACACAAGTATATTAAAGGCTGACACGAGCAAAATGCTTTTGGCTCAGGAGCATTTGGCGACTGAAAAAATGATTTCTCAATCGGGTATCCCTCATGCGTTCTTAAGAAATAGCTGGTACATCGAAAACTACACAGAGCAATTCGCTAATGTTCTAAAAAGTGGAGTGATCGCAGGTGCAGCTCAAAACGGCAAAGTGAGTGCCGCTACTCGAGCGGACTATGCAGCGGCTGCAGCGGCAGTTGTTTTGGGAGATACCTCTAAAAACGCTGTCTACGAACTTGGCGGGGATTCATTCACCTTATCTGAACTGGCAGCTGTGACTTCGCGACTAAGTGGTAAGACTATTGAATATAAAGATATGCCCACAGGCGAATATGCGAAACTATTGATGAGCTTTGGAGTTCCACAGGGATTTGCTGAAATTCTTGCCGATTCAGACGCTGGGATTGTCAGAGGAGATCTTTATACGGATCGGGACGATCTTAAAAAGCTTTTGGGTCGTAAGCCTTCTTCGCTGGAAGATACAGTGAAGAAAGCTTTGCATTAA
- a CDS encoding helix-turn-helix domain-containing protein: MVTKSDKKTKQSPCPVTKTMQVIGGKWKPMILFNLLSGRKRFNELQRLAGNPSARVLTLQLRELEDDKIIKRDVFDQIPPRVEYSLTTKGKSLSSVLEMMAKWGQAHG, encoded by the coding sequence ATGGTTACAAAATCCGATAAAAAGACAAAACAGTCACCATGCCCGGTTACCAAAACCATGCAAGTGATTGGTGGAAAATGGAAACCCATGATTCTGTTTAATCTGCTTTCAGGCAGAAAGCGCTTCAATGAATTACAGAGACTGGCTGGAAATCCTTCAGCGCGTGTGCTTACTCTACAACTGCGCGAGCTTGAAGACGACAAAATCATCAAGCGTGATGTCTTTGATCAAATTCCTCCGCGCGTAGAATACTCACTGACCACGAAGGGAAAAAGCCTAAGTTCTGTTTTAGAAATGATGGCTAAATGGGGCCAAGCCCACGGCTAG
- a CDS encoding FBP domain-containing protein: protein MQTSETSYQTEHVFSISSEEELISCFRERDQKKLLLPDNLRYPFNIRSYFTWKEPSGVYTYLLFKMPNWDMPRGVAFKRTHTGGEPTGGLCNWCNAYGSSEDIGLLSVAMNANVSNSYLICQDLRCIEKIEESAMLAGKNPDKNIADLFNKMSKLFENLSGSKKD from the coding sequence ATGCAAACATCTGAGACAAGTTATCAAACCGAACATGTATTCTCGATTTCTTCCGAGGAAGAATTGATTTCCTGTTTTCGTGAGCGTGATCAGAAAAAGTTACTTTTGCCTGATAACCTGAGATATCCATTCAATATTCGTTCTTACTTTACCTGGAAAGAACCGTCCGGAGTTTACACATATCTTTTATTTAAAATGCCGAATTGGGATATGCCCCGTGGAGTAGCTTTTAAAAGAACTCACACAGGTGGGGAGCCGACGGGTGGCTTGTGCAACTGGTGTAATGCCTATGGTTCTTCGGAAGATATTGGTCTCTTGTCAGTTGCGATGAATGCCAACGTCAGCAATTCCTATCTGATTTGTCAGGATCTTCGCTGTATTGAAAAGATCGAAGAAAGCGCCATGCTAGCGGGCAAAAACCCCGACAAAAACATCGCGGATCTATTTAACAAGATGTCTAAGCTTTTTGAAAATTTAAGCGGATCAAAAAAAGACTAG